The following nucleotide sequence is from Nitrosopumilus adriaticus.
GGTTCTGGAACCACTTTCATATTTACAGACTATTTAGCTACTGTTAGCCCAACATGGGATGAGCAGATAGGTAAAGGAAAATCTGTCCCATGGCCTTCAGGTCTTGCAGCTGCAGGAAATGAAGGAGTTGCAGGAATTGTAAAATCTACTGAATATTCTATTGGCTACATTGAACTTGCATATGCATTTCAAACTGGAATGACTTATGCATCAATTCAAAATGGTGACAAAACTGCATTTATCGAGCCTACACTAGACAGCATTTCTGCTGCATCTAGCGGAGTAGCAGACTCATTACCTGCAGCCGAAGAGAGCTGGGTCGGAGTGTCACTAGTCAATGCACCAGGACCTGATTCATACCCTCTAGCTAGTTTCACTTACTTGCTATTGTATGATGATCTAAAATCAGTAACTGACAACAAAGAACAAGCTAAAGCCTTAATTCATTTGGTTTATTGGATGATTACTGATGGTCAACAACACTCTGCAAGTTTACTATACGTTCCACTAGCCGACAAAGTGGTAGAACTTGGCAAACAAGGTTTATCAAAAATAACCTATGATGGAGAAACCATTTGGAATTATGAGGCAGAAGCTGTTGTAGATTTGGGAATTCCGCAATGGATTAAAGATAATGCAAAGTGGTGGTCTGAAGGATTGATATCTGATCAAGACTATATCAACGGATTGCAATATTTAATCCAACAAGGTATACTCAAAGTATAATTTTTTTCTTTTTTTATTTTTTATTAAGACTCTGCAATGACACTTTGCACTGTTTCATCTATTGTAATTTCAGATATATCCCTGGAATATTCTGCGGTTCTTCGCATATCTTCCAGAATTAGTTTGATAATTGCAGTGTTGTTGTTTTGTTTTAGAGAATCCATCAGTTTTTTCTCTTTGTCAATTACCTGAGTCACACTTGCTGCAACCTTTTCTGCCATTTCATAATCTCTTTTAGAAAGAGCAGTTATGGAATTTTCAAAAACGGTAAGGGAATCTTTGCTTATTTGCTCTATTTCTTTGAGGACTTTTTTCTCGATTGCCGAATCCAGATATTTTATTTTCTTTGCAATTAGTCCTGCATGATCTGCAATTCTTTCTACACATTTTACTACAGTTCTATAGCCCAGGCAATCAGATGGTTTTTCGAGCCCAGAATCAAGTAAAACCTGAACATTTTCTAGCGATAAATTCAGATTCCTCAACAAATATAGGCTGAATCTATCTACCTCATCATCCATTTTCAGTACTTCTTCGGCAAACTCTAAATCCAATTCCTTTAATGCCTCAATTGCGTCCTGATGCATGTTTGTTGCAGTAATGTACATTCTTTTTAGCGCAACATCAAATGACAATTGTGCAAGTTGTGTGAGAACTTGCAGTACAATTCTCTCAGAACTTGTCTCAATAATTTCAGTTCCCATAAGAGTGGTTCTAACCAAATCCCTGATTGCCCCCCTATGCATACTAGGAATTTCCATTCCTTTTGTTTTGATCTCTATGGTTTTGTAACCTGATAGGTACATTGCAATAATCTTTCTTCGTATGGATTCTTTTGAATCACTTTTTCCAATAAATGCAATAGCGTTGATTTTTTTATTTTGTTCTTCTTGAAATAGTGTAATTGAATTATTACGATTTTTTATTAGTGTGATATTGGAGTTTTTTTCTAGTTTTAATTCATCAATCCATGTTTTTGGTAATGAAACAGTGTATGTTGAACCGCCA
It contains:
- a CDS encoding PhoU domain-containing protein, with the protein product MTDIKQIRRLQVTGGSTYTVSLPKTWIDELKLEKNSNITLIKNRNNSITLFQEEQNKKINAIAFIGKSDSKESIRRKIIAMYLSGYKTIEIKTKGMEIPSMHRGAIRDLVRTTLMGTEIIETSSERIVLQVLTQLAQLSFDVALKRMYITATNMHQDAIEALKELDLEFAEEVLKMDDEVDRFSLYLLRNLNLSLENVQVLLDSGLEKPSDCLGYRTVVKCVERIADHAGLIAKKIKYLDSAIEKKVLKEIEQISKDSLTVFENSITALSKRDYEMAEKVAASVTQVIDKEKKLMDSLKQNNNTAIIKLILEDMRRTAEYSRDISEITIDETVQSVIAES
- the pstS gene encoding phosphate ABC transporter substrate-binding protein PstS, whose translation is MKTTTSLLILLTALGAIITPMYADAATSPDVPDPNQEFTITGAGATFPYPLIDLWRVEYNKEFNNVNLNYQSIGSGGGIKQHIEKTVNFAASDKPMSQKERDIAVGTLHIPESIGGVTLVYNVPEIPNKGLKLTGEAVSKIFLGEITRWDDPVIANENPGLNLPDHEIVTAHRSDGSGTTFIFTDYLATVSPTWDEQIGKGKSVPWPSGLAAAGNEGVAGIVKSTEYSIGYIELAYAFQTGMTYASIQNGDKTAFIEPTLDSISAASSGVADSLPAAEESWVGVSLVNAPGPDSYPLASFTYLLLYDDLKSVTDNKEQAKALIHLVYWMITDGQQHSASLLYVPLADKVVELGKQGLSKITYDGETIWNYEAEAVVDLGIPQWIKDNAKWWSEGLISDQDYINGLQYLIQQGILKV